One Podarcis muralis chromosome 1, rPodMur119.hap1.1, whole genome shotgun sequence genomic window carries:
- the LOC114600179 gene encoding LOW QUALITY PROTEIN: cytochrome P450 2H1 (The sequence of the model RefSeq protein was modified relative to this genomic sequence to represent the inferred CDS: inserted 2 bases in 1 codon), with protein MRDLLQIAVKNSKMGKTCTCSSNLGNLMSDVDMCRGIHSTVXNVNKIMRGTVRRKAPGRQRLPPGPQPLPWVGNILQLDTKDFPRSLEKLSQRYGPIFTIHLGSQRVVVLYGHEVAQEALLAQGDSFGARGSNPILAKTANGTGIGFSNGETWRQLRQFAVATLGSLEVGERSFEERIQEEASFLVERLRNTNGRPFDPSRFLSQATANILCSVSFGSRFDYEDEEFLGFIRLVQENALLQSSPMTKLYNIFPTILEYFPGSHKKIFKNTEELKRFISRRVKRHQETTKPSQPQDFIDAFLVKMEQEKQNSGSVFDLQSLVRSILDLFIGGAESTSLTLSYALLTLMKHPEVKEKVHQEIDTVIGSSRSPCMADLGKMPYTDAVIHEIHRTLVLVPLNLPHETTKDTLFRQYFIPKGTTVFPALKPSLHDSSEFPNPLQFDPGHFLDDNGGLKESKFFIPLSVGQRACIGKKLVDMTIFVTLTSILQHFDLVPLVAPEDLDASPAPAFLTMVPKAYQLRVAPR; from the exons tCCGGAGGAAGGCTCCTGGCCGCCAGAGGCTCCCTCCAGGCCCCCAGCCCCTGCCCTGGGTGGGGAACATCCTGCAGCTGGACACCAAGGACTTCCCCAGATCTTTGGAGAAG CTCAGCCAGAGGTACGGGCCCATCTTCACCATCCACCTGGGCTCTCAACGGGTCGTGGTGCTCTATGGGCACGAAGTGGCGCAGGAGGCCTTGCTGGCCCAGGGAGACTCCTTTGGGGCCAGAGGAAGCAACCCCATTCTGGCTAAAACAGCCAATGGAACAG GAATTGGCTTCAGCAACGGGGAGACGTGGAGGCAGCTGCGGCAGTTTGCTGTTGCCACCTTGGGCAGcttggaggtgggggaaaggagcTTTGAGGAGAGAATCCAGGAGGAGGCGAGTTTCCTGGTGGAGAGACTCAGAAACACAAATG GAAGGCCCTTCGACCCATCTCGCTTCCTCAGCCAGGCAACTGCCAACATCCTCTGCTCAGTTTCCTTTGGCAGTCGTTTTGACTATGAAGACGAGGAGTTCCTGGGATTCATCCGCCTGGTTCAAGAAAATGCCCTTCTCCAGTCCAGCCCAATGACAAAG CTGTACAATATTTTCCCGACAATCCTGGAATACTTCCCTGGATCTCACAAGaagatatttaaaaatacagaGGAGTTAAAGCGTTTCATCTCAAGGCGGGTGAAAAGACACCAGGAGACAACGAAGCCCAGCCAGCCTCAGGACTTCATTGATGCCTTTCTCGTCAAGAtggagcag GAGAAGCAGAACAGTGGGTCTGTGTTTGATCTTCAAAGTTTGGTGAGGAGCATCTTAGACCTTTTCATTGGAGGAGCAGAATCCACCAGCCTCACCCTGAGTTACGCCCTCCTGACTCTCATGAAGCACCCAGAGGTCAAAG AGAAAGTTCATCAAGAAATTGATACTGTGATTGGCTCATCACGAAGTCCTTGCATGGCGGATCTGGGAAAGATGCCCTACACAGATGCTGTGATCCATGAGATCCATCGAACCCTGGTGCTTGTGCCACTGAATCTGCCACATGAAACCACAAAGGACACTCTCTTCAGGCAATACTTCATCCCCAAG GGCACCACAGTCTTCCCTGCTCTGAAGCCTTCGCTGCACGACAGCAGTGAATTCCCCAACCCACTGCAGTTTGATCCTGGGCATTTCCTGGATGATAACGGAGGCCTGAAGGAGAGCAAATTCTTCATCCCACTTTCCGTAG GCCAGCGGGCCTGTATTGGCAAGAAGCTGGTGGACATGACCATCTTTGTGACCTTGACATCCATCCTGCAACACTTTGACCTGGTCCCTCTTGTGGCTCCTGAGGACCTCGATGCCTCGCCAGCACCAGCATTCCTGACAATGGTCCCCAAAGCCTACCAGCTCCGCGTTGCCCCTCGCTGA